The sequence CAGTTGTTTGGTATTGGCCAGTGGTTTCAGCCCCGGAATAATAGGTACGCTGATACCGTTGGCACGGCAGTTATTCACAAAATCGAAGTATTTCTGATTATCGAAGAACATTTGGGTAACGATGAACTCCGCACCCATATCTATCTTTTGCTTCAGATATTTAAAATCGGTTTTCATATTCGGCGCCTCGAAGTGTTTTTCAGGGTAGCCGGCAATACCTACGCAAAAGTTGGTCTTTAGGTTATCCTCGTTATACTCGTGCAGATAAACGCCGTTGTTCATATCCACCACCTGTTGCAACAGGTCGGTCGCGTAATTGTGCCCATTAGGGGTAGGGATAAACGAGGCATCGCCACGACGGGCATCGCCACGTAAAACCAATACGTTATCAATACCCAAAAACTGTAAGTCGAACAAGCCGTTCTCTGTCTCATCCTTAGTAAAACCACCACACAGCAAATGCGGAACCGTATCTACATGGTACTTGTTCATAATAGCCGCGCAAATAGCAATGGTACCCGGGCGCTTGCGGTAGCTTAGTTTTTCCAGCAGGCCGTTCTCGTGTTCTTTATACAGGTAATCCTCGCGCAGGGTGGTTACGTCGATGAATGGTGGCTTGAACTCCATCAGCGGGTCTATGGCATCGTAAATACCCTGTATGCTTTGCCCCTTCAAAGGCGGTATCAATTCGAAAGAGAAAAGTGTTTTGCCCTTGGCGTTTTGTATATGTTCGGTGATCTTCATACCCCCTAACCCCCTAAAGGGGGAATTTTGGTTTTAGCCCTCAGCCCCCTAAAGGGGGACGAGGATGTGATTATTAGTTAAATTACAAATGTTTGGTAGCTCCGTGCTCCCCCTTTAGGGGGTTGGGGGGCTTAGTAGTTAAGGTTCGGCCCCAGCCAGCGTTCCACATCTTCCAGCGGCATTTGCTTGCGGGTGGCATAATCGGCTACCTGGTCTTTGCTGATCTTACCCAAACCAAAATACCTGGCCTGCGGATGCGCGAAGTAGAAGCCGCTTACCGATGCGGCCGGCATCATGGCCAGGCTTTCGGTCAGGTGCATTTTGGCGGCATCTTCAGCTTTTAGGATCTCGAACAGGGTCGTCTTTTCGGTATGATCCGGGCAGGCCGGGTAACCCGGTGCCGGGCGGATACCCTGGTATTGTTCTTTTATCAGTTCCACATTATCCAACGTTTCATCTTTGGCGTAACCCCAATAGTCCTTACGTACCAGTTCATGCATTTTTTCGGCAAAGGCTTCGGCCAGGCGGTCGGCAAGGGCTTTGGCCATAATGC comes from Mucilaginibacter mali and encodes:
- a CDS encoding methylenetetrahydrofolate reductase → MKITEHIQNAKGKTLFSFELIPPLKGQSIQGIYDAIDPLMEFKPPFIDVTTLREDYLYKEHENGLLEKLSYRKRPGTIAICAAIMNKYHVDTVPHLLCGGFTKDETENGLFDLQFLGIDNVLVLRGDARRGDASFIPTPNGHNYATDLLQQVVDMNNGVYLHEYNEDNLKTNFCVGIAGYPEKHFEAPNMKTDFKYLKQKIDMGAEFIVTQMFFDNQKYFDFVNNCRANGISVPIIPGLKPLANTKQLAGLAKTFHIDMPEDLCDAVAACKSEKEVKELGIEWTINQCKELIKFGVPVLHFYTMSNAGPTKRIAEAIF